AATTCTAAATAAATTATATTAACTGACAATTGTCACTTATGTTAAATTTATGCCAAATTACGCCGCTTTTTTAGAGAATGATCAAAAATATATGATCGGAGTTTTAATTTACAGGGTATTTTATCGCTTTATCAATCTCGATTGGGTTGTTTTCTCTGAGCATTGCTTTTCTTCTCTCATCAGACATTCCTTTTAGCTGGTCTAAGCTTTTTATCTGAACACTAGAAACGTAAAAGGTATTTTCAGGATTTGTATTAGACTTAAAGGCTTCCGCGATATCCTGCAGCGGATCATTGTAAAGTTCTAACTGTTTTTTTGCAATGACTTTCTCAGTCACGGACAGTGGTTTTTTCCCAGCAAAACTTTCAAGGAATTTGGCTTCATACGTTTTAGGAAACTTCATACTTTTTGAAAGCTTAAACATAAAGTTATTTTTGTCGTCTTCAATCTCGAAAATCAATCCCGGAAGTCCACGGAATTTGTATGGACCTTCGCTCAAATTAACATCTTTAGAAAACCATGCGATCCAATTTCTTCCCCCAAAAGTTGTGGTTGCTTTTTGTAATGTATATTGACCATCTACTTTTGTATCATTCAGAAGTTTCCAAGTCATCTTGTCTGTTGATTTTAAAGAGAATAAATCATTCAATAAAATCAATGAAGTATTTTCAAAAGAACCTTTTTTTCTAATAAGAGCAGGAAGATGATCGTCCCATCTCGATACATGCTGATCTCTAATAATATTTAAAGAATCTGTTTCGGCATAAGAATAAGGATAAAATTTAACATTATTAGGATTGACATCCAAGATCATATTTTCGGCAGTCAATTCTGTTGCTGTTGAATCTAATTTGTAGTGAAACTGATAAATGAATCGATGTGTTTGAGCTGAAATGATTAAAGGAAACAATAATAAAATCAGTTTTTTCAT
Above is a genomic segment from Chryseobacterium mulctrae containing:
- a CDS encoding GLPGLI family protein, producing MKKLILLLFPLIISAQTHRFIYQFHYKLDSTATELTAENMILDVNPNNVKFYPYSYAETDSLNIIRDQHVSRWDDHLPALIRKKGSFENTSLILLNDLFSLKSTDKMTWKLLNDTKVDGQYTLQKATTTFGGRNWIAWFSKDVNLSEGPYKFRGLPGLIFEIEDDKNNFMFKLSKSMKFPKTYEAKFLESFAGKKPLSVTEKVIAKKQLELYNDPLQDIAEAFKSNTNPENTFYVSSVQIKSLDQLKGMSDERRKAMLRENNPIEIDKAIKYPVN